One stretch of Cheilinus undulatus linkage group 5, ASM1832078v1, whole genome shotgun sequence DNA includes these proteins:
- the pes gene encoding pescadillo, whose product MGGIQKKKFERGSATNYITRNKARKKLQLSLPDFRRLCILKGIYPHEPKHKKKVNKGSTAARTFYLLKDIRFLMHEPIVGKFRDYKVFVRKLKRAYGKTEWSAVERLRENKPTYKLDHIIKERYPSFIDALRDIDDALCMSFLFSTFARTGKCHVQTIQLCRRLTVEWMNYVIASRALRKVFISIKGIYYQAEVMGQLITWLVPYQFSHDHPTDVDYRVMATFTELYTTLLGFVNFRLYHSLNLIYPPKLDSKAVSDLKEEDEEDYAMNSESYLEKLSALSASLARVVSSTEEEEAELDQFPVEGEDIEKMEAREKEQKQQEAQRKLFVGLKFFLNRESPRESLAFIIRCFGGEVSWDKSVCIGSTYEVTDETITHQIVDRPNIEKQYINRYYIQPQWVYDCVNAKILLPVEDYFLGLTLPPHLSPFVEEKDGDYVPPEKLKIMALQRGETPANEEEEEDEEEEGEGEEEEDEEDDNEEEDEEDEAEEKNLKKMEEQRSQGKVKVTPGKVKLENPARLEQEEKAEEKRLAIMMMKKKEKYLYDKIMFGKKRKVREANKLAAKRKAHDDAEKSKKKKARK is encoded by the exons ATGGGAGGTATTCAGAAGAAGAAG TTTGAAAGGGGTTCTGCTACCAACTACATCACAAGAAATAAAGCTCGCAAGAAGTTGCAGCTGAGCCTCCCTGATTTCAG GCGACTGTGCATTCTTAAAGGCATCTACCCTCATGAGCCCAAGCACAAGAAGAAGGTGAACAAGGGTTCCACAGCGGCAAGGACCTTCTACCTGCTCAAAGACATCCGCTTTCTGATGCATGAGCCAATCGTTGGCAAGTTCAGAGATTACAAG GTATTTGTACGCAAACTTAAAAGGGCCTACGGAAAAACAGAATGGTCTGCCGTTGAGAGACTGAGGGAGAACAAGCCCACCTATAAACTGGACCACATAATCAAAGAAAG ATACCCTTCATTCATCGATGCCCTCCGTGATATTGACGATGCCCTGTGCATGAGTTTCCTCTTCTCCACCTTTGCCCGCACAGGAAAATGCCACGTTCAGACCATCCAGCTATGCAGGCGCCTCACAGTGGAGTGGATGAACTATGTGATTGCATCTCGTGCTCTCAGAAAG GTCTTCATCTCCATCAAGGGAATATATTACCAGGCGGAGGTGATGGGACAGCTTATTACATGGCTGGTGCCTTATCAGTTCTCCCATGAT CATCCGACTGATGTTGACTACAGAGTAATGGCAACTTTCACAGAGCTGTACACAACACTCCTGGGGTTTGTCAACTTTAGACTCTACCATTCCCTCAACCTGATCTATCCCCCAAAG CTGGACAGTAAGGCAGTGTCAGACCTGAAGGAAGAAGACGAAGAAGACTACGCCATGAATTCAGAGAGCTACTTAGAG aaattgtCCGCTCTGAGTGCCAGTCTGGCGCGGGTCGTTTCTTctacagaggaagaggaggctgaACTCGACCAGTTCCCTGTTGAAGGG gaGGACATCGAAAAGATGGAGGCCAGAGAAAAGGAGCAGAAACAGCAGGAGGCTCAGAGAAAGCTTTTTGTGGGGCTGAAGTTTTTCCTTAACAGAGAAAGTCCCAGAGAGTCACTGGCTTTCATCATCCG gtgttttggtggTGAGGTGTCCTGGGATAAGTCTGTGTGCATTGGTAGCACATATGAAGTGACTGACGAGACGATTACACATCAGATCGTTGACAGACCAAACATTGAGAAACAATACATCAACAG GTACTACATCCAGCCTCAGTGGGTGTATGACTGTGTCAATGCCAAAATTCTTCTGCCTGTGGAGGACTACTTCCTGGGGTTGACTCTGCCCCCCCACCTCTCGCCCTTTGTGGAGGAGAAGGATGGAGACTATGTGCCCCCTGAAAAACTCAAGATCATGGCCCTACAGCGAGGGGAAACCCCTG ccaatgaggaggaagaagaggatgaggaagaggagggtgaaggtgaagaagaagaggatgaagaagatgataatgaagaagaggatgaagaggacgAAGCAGAAGAGAAGAATCTGAAAAAGATGGAAGAACAAAGATCCCAGGGCAAG GTCAAAGTAACTCCTGGTAAAGTAAAGCTGGAAAACCCAGCACGCttggagcaggaggagaaagcagaAGAGAAACGTCTGGCTATTATGATgatgaagaaaaaggaaaaatacctCTACGACAAGATCATGTTtggaaagaagagaaaagtcCGAGAG GCTAACAAGCTCGCTGCCAAGAGGAAGGCCCATGATGATgctgaaaaatcaaagaagaaaaaagccagaaaatgA